The DNA segment gggtttggaaatgtgtaagtttgtaaccggcgccagttgatggcttggtatctggacaaggatctatccgctggaggaagtctagctcgttgcaaacgatagtgttgtgtaatttctctgtaggtcaccatgcgatccctgtctgtaaagaccacctcgctcgggtccgcccggaaagaaaagcctcgggtgaactcgtgggccgtctcattaccaggcagggatgcatgtgctggtgtccagactagcgtaattttccggtctattacatgacggcttagaattgtattcgttagaggggagacccggcccctgctgaaatttagtatggcaactttggagtcactgatgatgtatctcgcttttgtgcctacacaagccagtgctatggcagcttcctctgcagtctctgggttacccgagagtatggaggcacttattttgaggagttgtttattattgacgaccgcgacggtcatcgtgttcttaccatactcagcggcatccacgtagaccacgtcctcgtctttgtaggagcggaagcgtttctctagcgcctctgcccgcttggcccggcgcactgagtgatgaataggatgcatattcctgggtaatgggggtacaactataatgtctcgaatttttccgagcatgtcaactttggcggttgttctgttatctcggctaagattgagtttttctagaatggccctgccggttgtggtcccggctaagcgttcgatttgggacgttctcactgcttccgtaatttcttccagggtattatgcattcccagctctaggaggcggtgagtggatgtacgcaTGGGCAATCccagagcttgtttcgtgcatcgcctgataattccatttatcttttccttttctgaaactttaagatcaaggaagggggcagcatacgagatacggcttactacgaacgcctgtaccagccgtaggagattctgctctttcatgccgtgtcttctgttggcaatccgctgtatgagccgcatagcttgttgcgcgcagttttccatcttagttattgcatcaccgttatacccgttgctttgtataatcattcctaaaattctgattttttcaacatgaggaatctccgcctcttgagtttgtaatttgatgttagggatggttctagtttgtctttgatgcagaggtctataaaaaagaagttcagacttctgtggcgagcattgcaagcccctacggctgacatagttttcgacctcatttatggccttctgtagcgtactttcgatgtgcgcgtcgtggccacgggtcatccacatggtgatatcgtccgcatacatgcagaaattcaagccatctatcccctccagtctcttcgggagccgtatcatggccacgttgaagagaataggggaaagtaccgaaccctgaggggtgcctatgctgcccaagtgtatgtcttgagactgactttcaccaatttggatgcgcgctatcctgtccgaaaggaaattggcaatgtagttgtatgtgcgctccccgacgtttaaaagagccaggttttctagtatcgcctcgtgttttacattatcgaaagctttagtgagatcaagtcccactattactttcgcatccagcgacttagtgtctaatatgtcatgtgtgagctgtatcatgacatcttgcgtggacaaatgcgatctaaaacctatcatcgaatggatgggggtataagtcgttctcttccatgaaattggttagtcgcgtttgtatgacatgttccatcagttttccaacgcaaaAGGTAagggatataggccttagattttctagattgagcggtttccctggcttaggtatgaaaattaccttagcggttttccattgttggggaatctcacccttctcccagcattcttgcatgaaattggtcagcgccgttatagatttgtcatctaggtttctatgcattttgttggttacaccatcgggtacaggggctgatttggttttcagttttagtatttctgctcgaacctcgaattcgtgaataggggcgtctagttcgctgttggatttaccctcatagcgcggtaaggtagttttggtggcggagcctatatatcgacaacgagttgcatcgaggagttcctgctccgaaccttcaaatttataacctaatttctgtaaattttgtcgctgtgttaatttgctaccttctggatcgaggaggtgccgaaggaggttccatgttaccaaccagcgcgctaggagcaacgggcgatggttggcggtaagcagtagtggtatGCGTTAtactaaatgtgtctgatatcttgtgcacgctgtcacaccgtcgcagtatctcgcgctcgagtttggATCCATAAgcaagggaacgtcactgatcagtgttcccttctgcgctgtcgacgtgacggtgaa comes from the Amblyomma americanum isolate KBUSLIRL-KWMA chromosome 1, ASM5285725v1, whole genome shotgun sequence genome and includes:
- the LOC144114085 gene encoding uncharacterized protein LOC144114085 isoform X1; this translates as MAFDRKQEVPDEDSSKSSDSRYVSELTESFSERAFRSALLTGLLLLVLLAVVHAIVFCSKENCFRALTTYSLSDYLAYSFTPSDEFWIAAFYGMGMFTATFLTVYLNSAIPGVEPPLPWDRNMHPIHHSVRRAKRAEALEKRFRSYKDEDVVYVDAAEYGKNTMTVAVVNNKQLLKISASILSGNPETAEEAAIALACVGTKARYIISDSKVAILNFSRGRVSPLTNTILSRHVIDRKITLVWTPAHASLPGNETAHEFTRGFSFRADPSEVVFTDRDRMVTYREITQHYRLQRARLPPADRSLSRYQAINWRRLQTYTFPNPALWSLMYPGQFSEKCANCELRATLDHIVWECPHAPREGRGINTKDQWETLLLSSDPATQLQLVRLAEAAAESQDHSAVV